In one Yarrowia lipolytica chromosome 1A, complete sequence genomic region, the following are encoded:
- a CDS encoding uncharacterized protein (Truncated form of YALI0A04961g, similar to Saccharomyces cerevisiae SMD1 (YGR074W); ancestral locus Anc_3.139, weakly similar to uniprot|Q02260 Saccharomyces cerevisiae YGR074w SMD1 snRNA-associated protein): MCTWRPPFPYVITNSGTVLLGTVMSVSNNMNTTLKNVKMTMKNRPPTSLDYINIRGNTIRFFILPDSLPLDTLLIDDTPKAKRRKVEPGAPGAARGGPGAARGRGGPMRGRGGPRGRGGPRGRGGPRGRGRF, from the coding sequence ATGTGCACATGGCGGCCCCCTTTCCCCTACGTCATTACTAACTCAGGTACCGTTCTTCTCGGAACAGTCATGTCTGTGTCCAACAATATGAACACGACACTCAAGAATGTGAAGATGACCATGAAGAACCGACCCCCAACCTCGCTCGACTACATCAACATTCGAGGCAACACAATCCGGTTCTTCATTCTCCCCGACTCGCTACCCTTGGATACTCTTTTGATTGATGATACTCCCAAGGCCAAGAGAAGAAAGGTTGAGCCTGGTGCTCCTGGCGCGGCAAGAGGTGGACCAGGTGCGGCTCGAGGACGAGGCGGACCTATGAGAGGCCGTGGAGGACCTAGAGGCCGAGGTGGTCCCAGAGGACGAGGTGGACCTAGAGGTCGGGGACGGTTCTAA
- a CDS encoding uncharacterized protein (Compare to YALI0A04983g, similar to Saccharomyces cerevisiae TSC13 (YDL015C); ancestral locus Anc_3.184, similar to uniprot|O94511 Schizosaccharomyces pombe 3- oxo-5-alpha-steroid 4-dehydrogenase), translating to MVNLSLRPRPAKAKFKGLPANLEVSPEDTVASVVAKLSAATKLSKSRIRLTVADEENGGAPGAKKKHIVLKPEHAVGDYLFSDSPVVFVKDLGPQIPWRTVFILEYLGPLLAHPIIFFGQKFFYRQSFEYTFAQKLVFTLCMLHFLKREIETIYIHKFSSATMPLFNLFKNSGYYWFIAGFNLAFFVYAPASFSSPQAPLWKRFLFSTGFFERTPLFLNLMAALWLWGETSNFWTHFNLASLRNDGSKDHKIPFGYGFNLVSCPNYFFEVVSWIAIALMCGNWSAYVFTAIGFGQMYVWAVQKHRRYKREFGDRYPRNRKVMVPFLL from the coding sequence ATGGTCAATCTGTCTCTGCGTCCCCGTCctgccaaggccaagttcAAGGGTCTGCCCGCCAACCTCGAGGTGTCTCCTGAGGACACGGTGGCCTCTGTGGTGGCGAAATTGAGCGCTGCCACCAAACTGTCCAAGTCCCGAATTCGGCTCACTGTGGCCGATGAGGAGAATGGAGGCGCTCCCGgagccaagaagaagcacatTGTGCTCAAGCCCGAGCACGCTGTCGGCGATTACCTCTTCTCCGACTCTCCTGTGGTGTTTGTGAAGGACTTGGGCCCCCAGATCCCCTGGAGAACCGTCTTCATTCTCGAGTACCTGGGACCTCTTCTGGCCCACcccatcatcttctttgGCCAGAAGTTCTTTTACCGACAGAGCTTTGAGTACACGTTTGCTCAGAAGCTGGTCTTCACTCTATGCATGCTGCATTTCCTCAAGCGAGAGATTGAGACCATCTACATCCACAAGTTCTCCTCCGCCACCATGCCTCTGTTCAACCTCTTTAAGAACTCCGGCTACTACTGGTTCATTGCCGGTTTCAACCTTGCCTTTTTCGTTTATGCCCCCGCCTCCTTTTCTTCTCCCCAGGCTCCTCTGTGGAAGCGTTTCCTCTTTTCCACTGGCTTCTTTGAGCGAACCCCTCTGTTCCTCAACCTCATGGCCGCCCTGTGGCTCTGGGGAGAGACCTCCAACTTCTGGACCCACTTCAACTTGGCTTCTCTGAGAAACGATGGCTCCAAGGACCACAAGATCCCCTTTGGCTACGGCTTCAACCTTGTTTCCTGCCCCAACTACTTCTTTGAGGTTGTCAGCTGGATCGCAATTGCCCTCATGTGTGGCAACTGGTCCGCTTATGTCTTTACTGCCATTGGCTTCGGTCAGATGTACGTCTGGGCCGTCCAGAAGCACCGACGATACAAGCGGGAGTTTGGAGACCGGTACCCTCGAAACAGAAAGGTCATGGTTCCTTTCTTGCTTTAG